CGAGCAGTGCGAGACGTGGGCCGGGCTCAAGGACGGCCCCGGTTTCTTCGCCAGCCTGGTCGCCGACGCGGGCGTCGACTCGCTGAAGTCCGACCTGGCCGCCGGTGCGCGGGCCGCGGACGAGGCGTTCGCGGAATTCGCCGGATTCCTGCGCGCCGAACTCGCCCCGAAGGCCCCGGTGAAGGACGCCGTCGGCGAGGAGGTGTACCGGCTGTGGTCGCGCTACTTCATCGGCGCGGAGCTGGACCTGCGCGAGGCGTACGAGTGGGGCTGGCACGAATTCTCGCGCCTCGAAACGGAAATGCGCGCGGTCGCGAACCGGATCAAGCCCGGCTCGACGCCCGCGGAGGCCGCCGCGGTGCTCGACGCCGACCCGCGTTACCGCGTCCAGGGCCGCCCGCAGTTCGAGGCGTGGATGCAGCAGCTGTCCGACGACGCGCTGAAGTCGTTGCGCGGCAAGCACTTCGACATCCCGGACCGGCTGATGGCGCTGGAGTGCAAGATCGCCCCGCCGGGCGGCGGAGTCGGCGCGTACTACACCGGACCGAGCGAGGACTTCAGCCGTCCCGGCCGGATGTGGTGGTCGCTTCCCGCCGACCGCAACGAATTCACGACCTGGCGCGAGGTTTCGACGGTCTACCACGAGGGCGTCCCTGGCCACCACCTGCAGATCGCGACGGCGGTCAACCAGGCCGAGACCCTCACGAAGTACCAGCGGCTGATGACGTTCATCTCGGCGCACGGCGAAGGCTGGGCGCTGTACGCGGAACGCCTCATGGAGGAACTGGGCTACCTCTCCGACGACGGCAACCTGCTCGGCATGCTGTCCGAGCAGCTGTTCCGCGCCGCCCGCGTCGTGGTCGACCTCGGCATGCACCTGGAACTGGAAATCCCGGCGGGCACCGGATTCCACGAGGGGGAGCGCTGGACGCCGGACCTCGGCCTGGAGTTCATGCTGACCCGCACGA
The nucleotide sequence above comes from Amycolatopsis sp. AA4. Encoded proteins:
- a CDS encoding DUF885 domain-containing protein produces the protein MASTEQSVPEICDRYVDDYVAVDPVAATMLGVAGYDDQLTDYSPAGHDARADLARRALAAVTAAEPANAGERVAKAVFTERIGLELEIHDAGLDAASLNVIESPVQGLRMVFDLMPTDTPDDWANVAARLPKVPEALAGVRASLLAAADKGQVSALRQVSKVAEQCETWAGLKDGPGFFASLVADAGVDSLKSDLAAGARAADEAFAEFAGFLRAELAPKAPVKDAVGEEVYRLWSRYFIGAELDLREAYEWGWHEFSRLETEMRAVANRIKPGSTPAEAAAVLDADPRYRVQGRPQFEAWMQQLSDDALKSLRGKHFDIPDRLMALECKIAPPGGGVGAYYTGPSEDFSRPGRMWWSLPADRNEFTTWREVSTVYHEGVPGHHLQIATAVNQAETLTKYQRLMTFISAHGEGWALYAERLMEELGYLSDDGNLLGMLSEQLFRAARVVVDLGMHLELEIPAGTGFHEGERWTPDLGLEFMLTRTITDQAHIRDEIDRYLGWPGQAPAYKLGERLWLAARDEARARQGSAFDIKQFHTKALQMGGMGLDTLREQLAQLD